CATTCTGTTTCTTTAAGTGAGGCAGAGAATATAGCGATTCTTGTTCCGATAAAGAACGAAAGCGAATTGGCGGAGGTGGAACAGTTTGCAAAAACGCTTGAAAATGAAAACAAAAAAGTGAAACTTTTAGGCTTTTTGTTTGATAGTAGCCTGAAATCAAAACTAAGTAAGAATATAGATTTGATTTCTAATGAAGACATTAAATGGAATTATATTCCGGACAGGGAGAAAATAAAAGGATTCGTAAATAAAGAATTCGATATTTTAATAAATCTTTGTACGGATTTGTGTTTTCCTTTGATGTACACCGCTGCGATTTCAAAATCGATGTTTAAAATAGCAGCGTATGATGCGAGACAGGCAGCATTTTTTGATTTCATGATAGAAACTAACGAAGCGGGGATAACGGAGTTCTCCCGAGAGATAAGATATTATTTAGATAAAGTAAAATGAGCAGATTTTTGGGAACCGGCGTAGCGATGGTGACGCCTTTTCAAGCAAACGGGAGCATAGATTTTGACGGACTGGCTGCCACAATAGAACATTTAATAAACGGAAAAGTAGAATATATTGTAGTATTGGGTACTACAGCGGAATCTGCAACATTATCTAAAGACGAGAAAAAACAGGTATTTAAGTTTGTTACGGAACGGGTTAATGGTCGTATCCCTTTAGTCGCCGGTATAGGTGGTAACAATACAACGGAGGTGGTAGCGGAAGTGAACCAGTTTGAAATGGTTGGTTATGAGGCTATCTTGTCTGTTGTACCTTATTATAATAAGCCAACGCAAGAAGGAATTTATCAGCATTATAAATCTATTGCACAGGCCGCAAAATTGCCAATTATATTATATAATGTTCCGGGAAGGACAGGTGTAAGTATGTCTGCTGAAACTACGATCAGACTGGCCAGGGAATTTAAAAACATTATAGCTACAAAAGAAGCAAGCGGAAGTTTTGATCAGTTTAACGCAATTATGGCGGATAAACCTGAAGGATTCGAACTTATTTCAGGTGATGATCCGATTACTTTGCCAATGGTTGCTTTGGGAGCAATTGGCGTAATTTCCGTGGTTGGGAATGCGTTTCCTGTAAAATTTTCAGAGATGGTTCGCCTTTCTTTAAATGGCGATTTTAAAGCTGCAAGACCTTTGCATAGTAGTTTCCTGGAATTCACGAGACTTTGTTTTGTAGAAAGTAATCCTTGCGGAGTAAAAGCTGCCATGAAAGAATTGGGAATAATAGAGGACTATGTTCGTTTACCTTTAACGCCTATTGGTGATAGTACAAGGGCCAAAGTGGTGGCTGAGGTAGCTAAATTGAAATAATTTTAAATAATCTATGATTTAAATCCCGAAGGTAACATCTTCGGGATTTTTTTATTTATGGCATATCAAAATCAAAGTTTTTTCTGGTATATGCTCCCGGTGTAGCATGGTCGCCTATTTTGAAATTGAAAAAAACGACCCTTATGGAAGGTATTTCTGTTAAGGAGTAAGTGCTTTCTGCCAGAAATACCCTGGCTCCTGTAGAGCCACTGGCCTGCGTTAGATAAGTTGCGTTTTCAACCTTTACAAAGACTGTATCAGCGTTTTGTTTTTCAAATACCAGTTTGTTTTCGGGATACTTTCTATTGATTGCTTCCAGTACATTGGTAATATCTAACACTTCACCTTTTATGGGTTCGTTTCTGACCATAGTATACTGTTGGGTAGTAGAATCTAAGGTTGCAGTCCAGGGAATGTCGCTTAAAACATCTAGAGGAGTTTCTTTAACGTTTTCGTTGGTTGAAATGGAGTCGGATGCAGATCGTTCTTTTTTGTCATTTGTACAGGAAAAAAATAAATAACAAAAAAGAACGGTTGTAAATAGTTTAAATATTCTCATATATCGGATTTTGTTAAAAAGGCACAAAATCCTTGCCATATAAAGAGATTTCAATTATGGAGTGGTAACAGCGACCGGAATTATCTTCCCATTGAAAAATTTGGCCCCTGTTATTGCAAAATCTGCAATGTATTTCCCCATCTCGAAAGCCTGAACAGGGGACTGATATCCGGGAAATGCTTTTTCCAACATTTCTGTTTGAGCTGAACCTAAAGCCAGACAATTCACTTTGATTCCTTCGTCGGTTAACTCCTGTGCCAGGCATTCGGTGAAATTATGTAATGCAGCTTTACTTGCCGAATAAGCGATAAGGCCAGGGAATTTAGCACTTCCCATGTAGCCACCCATTGAGCCGATATTAAGTATATGGCCTTGTTTTTCGATAAAAGGAAGGAGTTCCTGAGTGATTCTGAAATGCCCTAGAACATTGGACTGAAACATCTCTATCATATCAAATTCAGTTGTTTCTTTAAACGGTTTACTGATCAGGGAACCAGCATTATTGATAAGGATATTGAATTTGCCCCATCTTTGTTGTATAAACTGGACAAGCCCAGCATATTCATCATTTACAATATCGAAAACGATAGGGAAAAACTTTGCTTCGGGATTCAGGCTATAAACGATTTGATGCAGATTTGTTAGTTTCTCCTGTGATCGGGCCAAAGCAATCACTTCATGGCCTTTGATGGCTAATTCTATAGCAGCTTCAAATCCAACGCCGCTACTTGCTCCGGTTATAATAACTTTTTGTAATGGTTGTTCGTCTGTTAAAGATGTCGTTTGCATGAATGAGGGTTCGTTTGTTTTAGTATCGAGTATTAAGTATTAAGTATGCGGGCATGACAATCAACGAGGTATGCTTTAAGATGTTTTGCTTTGATAGCTATCTCTCGTTTTTTATCATTATTTCTTTTTCTCAAAATCTAACCTTATTGAAAATACATTGCTATATATGGCATCACTTTGGTTTCCGATATTTGTTAAAGCGTAATCTATGGAAAAGTTCTTTAATCGGATTCCAACTCCCATGTTAGGTTGGATGTTATAGGAAAGCTTTCCGTCAAAATCGCTGGTTTTTTGAATGTTTCCAATTCCTCCTCTTAGATAAATTACTTTTTTATAGTTAGCTTCTAATCCCCCAACCGGATCAATACTTACAGGATCTGCAGGAATTAATACATTTCTTTTTCCATCTGTCGTGAAACTAAAATTAGCTTCTGTAGTAAGCCCGAAATTTTCGCCGAATTTTGAGTAATAAGAAGCACCTAAAACTAACCGGGGTAGTGTAATTTCGGTTGCATTTTTTGGAATGTTATCTTCGTTGTAGTCGTAAACAGTACTAAATTTATCCTGATTGTATGACCAAGAGTTAAAGGTTGTGGTGATATCTTTTCCTACAACAGAAAAGATGAAATTTTTCAATTTGTATTGTGCCCCTAAATCAATTCCGAAACCCCATGATTTGCCAAATTCACCAACCTTACGATGGACAATTTTTACATTTCCTCCATAGCTAAGTCCGTCTTGGTTTGTCTTTCTTTTTTTATGATTACGGGCGTAGCTAAACATGAATGCATAGTCCGCTGCTGAGAAAGACTTTACTCTGTCATAATTGATATTTCCGTCTGCATCTATTAATTCAGATGTGTCTGGTATATCATCTACACCAAAGCGAATGACTGAAACACCAACTAC
This genomic interval from Pseudopedobacter saltans DSM 12145 contains the following:
- a CDS encoding DUF6913 domain-containing protein, translating into MKKIFNQLRLRSGFARLKQELKKLKRQSHSVSLSEAENIAILVPIKNESELAEVEQFAKTLENENKKVKLLGFLFDSSLKSKLSKNIDLISNEDIKWNYIPDREKIKGFVNKEFDILINLCTDLCFPLMYTAAISKSMFKIAAYDARQAAFFDFMIETNEAGITEFSREIRYYLDKVK
- a CDS encoding putative type IX sorting system protein PorV2, which produces MNKKLLFAFLMLPGVVFSQTRKYSNEFLQIGVGSRSFGMSGAVTSSVDDVTAGYWNPAGLMNMRTPTQVSLMHSAYFSGIAKYDYGGLATFVADNTAVVGVSVIRFGVDDIPDTSELIDADGNINYDRVKSFSAADYAFMFSYARNHKKRKTNQDGLSYGGNVKIVHRKVGEFGKSWGFGIDLGAQYKLKNFIFSVVGKDITTTFNSWSYNQDKFSTVYDYNEDNIPKNATEITLPRLVLGASYYSKFGENFGLTTEANFSFTTDGKRNVLIPADPVSIDPVGGLEANYKKVIYLRGGIGNIQKTSDFDGKLSYNIQPNMGVGIRLKNFSIDYALTNIGNQSDAIYSNVFSIRLDFEKKK
- a CDS encoding SDR family NAD(P)-dependent oxidoreductase — encoded protein: MQTTSLTDEQPLQKVIITGASSGVGFEAAIELAIKGHEVIALARSQEKLTNLHQIVYSLNPEAKFFPIVFDIVNDEYAGLVQFIQQRWGKFNILINNAGSLISKPFKETTEFDMIEMFQSNVLGHFRITQELLPFIEKQGHILNIGSMGGYMGSAKFPGLIAYSASKAALHNFTECLAQELTDEGIKVNCLALGSAQTEMLEKAFPGYQSPVQAFEMGKYIADFAITGAKFFNGKIIPVAVTTP
- the dapA gene encoding 4-hydroxy-tetrahydrodipicolinate synthase, translated to MSRFLGTGVAMVTPFQANGSIDFDGLAATIEHLINGKVEYIVVLGTTAESATLSKDEKKQVFKFVTERVNGRIPLVAGIGGNNTTEVVAEVNQFEMVGYEAILSVVPYYNKPTQEGIYQHYKSIAQAAKLPIILYNVPGRTGVSMSAETTIRLAREFKNIIATKEASGSFDQFNAIMADKPEGFELISGDDPITLPMVALGAIGVISVVGNAFPVKFSEMVRLSLNGDFKAARPLHSSFLEFTRLCFVESNPCGVKAAMKELGIIEDYVRLPLTPIGDSTRAKVVAEVAKLK